Proteins from one Corallococcus exiguus genomic window:
- a CDS encoding FAD/NAD(P)-binding protein gives MNSRQDVIIIGAGASGTLLAACLLRGARSPLRVALVERGERLGRGVAYSTTSARHLLNVPAGRMSAWVDDPEHFLRWLRVEAPDTPPSAFAERRRYGQYLEFVLKDTAAKAAPGVQLETPRDEVTAVEDTADGVKVTLASGQSLEAKGAVLALGNAMPADLRVPDGGLYSSERYHRSPWVPGAMEGIGSGESVLLIGTALTMVDTVLSLGERGHQGPVHALSRHGLLPHPHRAHGAKTPAAAEPLRIRELLRSVRREMDRCRDAETATQAASPSAQGVVPFSTLRIRDVLRTMRQEVDAQAAAGADWRAAVDSLRPVTTPLWQRLSEQERRRFLRHLRAYWEVHRHRMAPEIHDVMDAWRREGRLTLHSGRVLRFELEPDAVAVDLRPRGEREPQVLRVQHVINCTGPESNPASRGQPVLRGLLEAGQARADSLGMGLATAPDGEVLDARGQPSAHLFTLGPTRRGDLWETTAVPEIRSQARDLAEHLLRRLSTPAR, from the coding sequence GTGAACTCCCGGCAGGACGTGATCATCATCGGCGCGGGCGCCAGCGGAACGCTGCTCGCGGCCTGTCTCTTGCGGGGCGCCCGTTCGCCCCTGCGCGTGGCCCTCGTGGAGCGGGGGGAGCGCCTGGGCCGGGGGGTCGCGTACTCCACCACCAGCGCGCGTCACCTGCTCAACGTCCCGGCCGGCCGCATGAGCGCCTGGGTCGACGACCCGGAGCACTTCCTTCGCTGGCTTCGCGTGGAGGCGCCGGACACGCCGCCATCCGCGTTCGCCGAGCGCCGCCGCTACGGCCAGTATCTGGAGTTCGTGCTGAAGGACACCGCCGCGAAGGCCGCGCCGGGCGTCCAGCTGGAGACGCCGCGCGACGAGGTGACCGCGGTGGAGGACACTGCGGACGGCGTGAAGGTGACGCTCGCGAGCGGCCAGAGCCTGGAGGCGAAGGGCGCGGTGCTGGCGCTGGGCAACGCGATGCCCGCGGACCTGCGCGTGCCGGACGGCGGGCTGTACTCGAGCGAGCGCTATCACCGCTCGCCGTGGGTGCCCGGGGCGATGGAGGGCATCGGCTCCGGTGAGTCGGTGCTGCTCATCGGCACGGCGCTCACCATGGTGGACACGGTGCTGTCGCTGGGCGAGCGCGGTCACCAGGGCCCGGTGCACGCGCTGTCGCGCCATGGCCTGCTGCCGCACCCGCACCGCGCGCATGGCGCGAAGACGCCCGCGGCGGCGGAGCCCCTGCGCATCCGTGAGCTGTTGCGCTCGGTGCGCCGGGAGATGGACCGCTGCCGCGACGCGGAGACCGCCACGCAGGCCGCGTCCCCTTCCGCGCAGGGCGTGGTGCCGTTCAGCACGCTGCGCATCCGCGACGTGCTGCGCACGATGCGCCAGGAGGTCGACGCGCAGGCGGCGGCGGGCGCGGACTGGCGCGCGGCGGTGGACTCGCTGCGGCCGGTGACGACGCCGTTGTGGCAGCGACTGTCGGAGCAGGAGCGGCGGCGGTTCCTGCGCCACCTGCGGGCGTACTGGGAGGTGCACCGCCACCGCATGGCGCCGGAGATCCACGACGTGATGGACGCGTGGCGGCGCGAGGGGCGGCTGACGCTCCACTCGGGCCGAGTGCTCCGCTTCGAGTTGGAGCCGGACGCGGTGGCGGTCGACCTGCGTCCCCGGGGCGAGCGCGAGCCCCAGGTGCTGCGCGTGCAGCACGTCATCAACTGCACCGGCCCCGAGTCGAACCCGGCCTCGCGCGGCCAGCCCGTCCTGCGCGGCCTGCTGGAGGCGGGACAGGCTCGCGCGGACTCGCTGGGCATGGGGCTGGCGACGGCGCCCGACGGCGAGGTGCTGGACGCACGTGGACAGCCCTCCGCCCACCTCTTCACGCTGGGCCCGACGCGGCGGGGGGACCTGTGGGAAACCACAGCCGTACCTGAAATCCGTTCGCAGGCCCGCGACCTGGCGGAGCACCTGCTGCGCCGGTTGAGCACGCCTGCCCGGTAG
- a CDS encoding bestrophin family protein, giving the protein MIVGRMLSWRIILRYTGRPVVVHIAIALAISLGYEVLDARWLSVPALPVTLLAAALGVLLGFRNNSAYERWWEARTLWGGLVNASRTLARQVISFLPAPRAQRSDGTPETPSAASRLVQVAVQPEGPALAPAWSKVGDGAVRDQFGQARDLRGPSIPRANLATFVHPAVESPRGIITGMFEGITEDARELVYAQIGFVNALRCHLRRQDPFPDITPYFRPSVLEALRVEQNVPAAILLWMSTRMRRVYSDIEHPEKVYLRVAMDATLTELTNYLGACERIKNTPLPRQYDILPHAMVRAYLTMLPLGVVADLGVLTPLITAIIAFLFIALDAVGRDVENPFEDGVSDTPMTALCRTIEINLRQMLGESELPPPLQPKNGLLY; this is encoded by the coding sequence ATGATCGTCGGTCGGATGCTGTCCTGGCGGATCATCCTCCGCTACACGGGGCGCCCCGTCGTCGTCCACATCGCCATCGCGCTGGCCATCTCGCTGGGCTACGAGGTGCTGGACGCCAGGTGGCTGTCGGTGCCTGCGTTGCCGGTGACGCTGCTGGCCGCGGCACTGGGCGTGCTGCTCGGCTTCCGCAACAACTCCGCCTACGAGCGTTGGTGGGAAGCGCGCACCCTCTGGGGCGGGCTGGTGAACGCGTCGCGGACGCTGGCCCGGCAGGTGATCAGCTTCCTGCCCGCCCCTCGCGCCCAGCGCAGTGACGGAACGCCGGAGACACCCTCCGCCGCGTCGCGCCTGGTCCAGGTGGCCGTGCAGCCGGAGGGGCCCGCGCTGGCGCCCGCCTGGTCCAAGGTGGGTGACGGCGCGGTGCGGGACCAGTTCGGGCAGGCGCGCGACCTGCGCGGTCCCAGCATCCCGCGCGCGAACCTGGCCACGTTCGTCCATCCGGCCGTGGAGTCCCCCCGGGGCATCATCACCGGCATGTTCGAGGGCATCACCGAGGACGCGCGCGAGCTGGTCTACGCGCAGATTGGCTTCGTGAACGCGCTGCGCTGCCACCTGCGGCGGCAGGACCCCTTCCCGGACATCACCCCGTACTTCCGGCCGTCCGTGCTGGAGGCGCTGCGCGTGGAGCAGAACGTGCCCGCCGCCATCCTGCTGTGGATGAGCACGCGCATGCGCCGCGTGTACAGCGACATCGAGCACCCGGAGAAGGTCTACCTGCGCGTGGCGATGGACGCGACGCTCACGGAGCTCACCAACTACCTGGGCGCGTGCGAGCGCATCAAGAACACGCCCCTGCCCCGCCAGTACGACATCCTTCCGCACGCCATGGTGCGCGCCTACCTCACCATGCTGCCCCTGGGCGTCGTCGCGGACCTGGGAGTGCTCACGCCGCTCATCACCGCCATCATCGCGTTCCTCTTCATCGCCCTGGACGCGGTGGGCCGCGACGTGGAGAACCCCTTCGAGGACGGCGTCAGCGACACGCCCATGACGGCGCTGTGCCGCACCATCGAGATCAACCTGCGGCAGATGCTGGGCGAATCCGAGCTGCCGCCGCCGCTCCAGCCGAAGAACGGCCTGCTGTACTGA